Proteins from a genomic interval of Marinifilum sp. JC120:
- a CDS encoding tRNA 2-thiocytidine biosynthesis protein TtcA, with protein sequence MAKWGKLKFAQKKCVSTVGMLMQKTEMIKDGDRIGIAVSGGVDSFVLIRTMLIRQAILPFNIELMVLHVNPGFVPENHHPLSEWCRDNGVASHIELTDYGPRAHGPENQKKSACFYCSRLRRKRLFELCDQYDLTHLAMGHTADDLVTTFHMNMLQSGRVQGLSAKESFFQGKLHVIRPTLMLEKKYIKAAARQWNLPIWNNKCPSNDNTKRSEINNWLEEEWRKMPGSRNNTFNALRRWQLDLNMKTS encoded by the coding sequence ATGGCCAAATGGGGAAAGTTGAAATTTGCCCAAAAAAAATGCGTATCTACAGTCGGCATGCTCATGCAGAAGACTGAGATGATCAAAGATGGAGACCGTATCGGCATTGCCGTATCCGGAGGGGTGGACAGCTTTGTACTTATCCGCACTATGCTCATCAGGCAGGCCATCCTACCTTTTAATATAGAACTTATGGTCCTGCATGTTAATCCCGGATTTGTCCCGGAAAACCACCACCCGCTTTCAGAGTGGTGCCGCGACAACGGCGTAGCCTCCCACATTGAACTTACAGACTACGGACCAAGGGCGCACGGACCGGAAAACCAAAAAAAATCCGCATGTTTTTATTGCAGCCGCTTGAGACGCAAAAGACTGTTCGAACTGTGCGACCAATACGACCTGACCCATCTTGCTATGGGCCATACAGCAGATGATCTGGTAACCACATTTCACATGAACATGCTCCAGAGCGGACGCGTTCAAGGACTTTCAGCAAAAGAGTCTTTTTTTCAAGGAAAACTGCACGTTATTCGCCCCACACTCATGCTGGAAAAAAAATACATTAAAGCTGCAGCGCGTCAATGGAATCTTCCAATCTGGAACAACAAATGCCCTTCCAACGACAACACCAAACGCAGCGAAATTAACAACTGGCTGGAAGAGGAATGGCGCAAAATGCCCGGCTCAAGAAACAATACTTTTAATGCTTTAAGACGTTGGCAGCTTGACTTAAACATGAAAACATCTTAA
- a CDS encoding response regulator, with the protein MRFLIIDDDETVHMYLSKLLSPYARCEAVFSGTDAIEQYKKAYEDNDPFDTVFMDILMPEMDGHEATKQLRDLEKELKIDGPDEFKLVMITSLKDTKNVSQAFFKGYASCYIVKPFNKVQVMNELRENSIL; encoded by the coding sequence ATGAGGTTTCTAATAATTGACGATGACGAAACCGTCCACATGTACCTGAGTAAATTGCTATCACCGTATGCTCGCTGTGAAGCAGTGTTCAGCGGAACTGATGCCATTGAACAGTACAAAAAGGCTTATGAAGATAATGACCCGTTCGATACGGTGTTCATGGATATTCTTATGCCCGAAATGGACGGCCACGAAGCAACCAAGCAGTTGCGTGATCTGGAGAAGGAATTGAAAATCGACGGTCCAGACGAGTTTAAGTTGGTCATGATTACTTCCCTGAAGGATACGAAAAATGTCAGTCAGGCCTTTTTCAAGGGATACGCCAGCTGTTATATAGTAAAGCCTTTCAATAAGGTGCAGGTCATGAATGAGCTGCGTGAGAATAGTATACTTTAA
- a CDS encoding amidohydrolase — MALNSEVLALLDEMKEIRRNIHRHPEVGLDTVETAKLIKSKLDEYDIPHSDCGVNSVVAEVKGGDGDTTVAFRVDFDALEMCEENDFAHKSQVEGKMHACGHDGHCTSLIALAAYLSKHRDFNGTVLLLFQSGEEGYEGALKVIEDGFFDKYKVDYMFGFHNWPGLETGKIAVHNGACMASEDRFEIHVTGKSGHASMPHVSNEPFAAVADIIKGLQSIIVRKVPSHERGVISITQVHGGSMRNGIPDRVMVQGNVRTCNEKVQDLIEESIGQVAKGVATMYGVEAELDYVRKHPVLVNSVPEIGLKAAEKVVGTENVVTDMKSSMAAEDYAFFMKHTKGCYVWIGNGSDSAALHNSRYDFNDEILPVAASFFISVIDELL, encoded by the coding sequence ATGGCTTTGAATTCCGAAGTTCTAGCCCTTCTTGATGAAATGAAGGAGATCCGCCGGAATATCCATCGCCACCCAGAAGTGGGTCTTGATACGGTGGAAACCGCAAAGCTGATCAAGTCCAAGCTTGATGAATACGACATCCCCCATTCCGACTGCGGTGTTAATTCAGTTGTGGCTGAAGTAAAAGGTGGTGACGGTGACACCACTGTGGCCTTCAGGGTGGACTTCGACGCTCTGGAGATGTGCGAAGAAAACGACTTTGCCCACAAATCTCAGGTGGAAGGCAAGATGCACGCCTGCGGTCATGACGGTCACTGCACCTCTTTGATCGCCCTTGCTGCCTATCTCTCCAAGCACCGTGATTTTAATGGCACAGTGCTGCTTCTTTTCCAGTCCGGGGAAGAAGGATACGAGGGCGCGCTCAAGGTGATCGAAGACGGTTTCTTTGATAAATACAAAGTGGATTACATGTTCGGTTTCCATAACTGGCCCGGACTTGAAACCGGAAAGATTGCCGTCCACAACGGGGCCTGCATGGCTTCCGAGGACCGCTTTGAAATCCATGTAACCGGGAAAAGCGGGCATGCTTCCATGCCTCACGTGAGCAACGAACCCTTTGCCGCAGTAGCGGATATCATTAAAGGCTTGCAGTCCATTATAGTGCGCAAAGTGCCTTCCCATGAACGCGGTGTGATATCCATCACACAGGTTCATGGCGGCAGCATGCGCAACGGCATTCCCGACCGCGTAATGGTTCAGGGTAATGTACGGACCTGCAACGAAAAGGTTCAGGATCTTATTGAGGAATCAATAGGACAGGTGGCAAAAGGTGTAGCAACCATGTACGGAGTTGAAGCGGAGCTTGATTATGTCCGCAAACACCCGGTACTGGTCAACTCAGTGCCTGAGATAGGCTTGAAAGCCGCCGAAAAGGTAGTGGGTACTGAAAACGTAGTCACTGACATGAAATCTTCCATGGCTGCGGAAGACTACGCCTTCTTCATGAAACACACCAAGGGCTGCTATGTCTGGATCGGTAACGGTTCCGACTCCGCTGCCCTGCACAACAGTAGATATGATTTCAACGATGAAATCCTGCCTGTTGCAGCAAGTTTCTTCATATCCGTTATTGACGAGCTTTTATAA
- the dnaJ gene encoding molecular chaperone DnaJ yields the protein MTKRCYYEVLEVSRESQEGEIKRSYRKKAMEFHPDRNPGNAEAEEKFKEAAEAYDVLRDPEKRSRYDRFGHEGMNGMNGGFGGFQSSEDIFGAFGDIFGDIFGFGSGRGGSRMQAGSDLRYNLTVSFREAAKGTEIELNLPVTDTCETCSGSGSAPGTSPETCSHCGGRGAVEQTQGFFRISVPCPSCNGRGKVITNPCSECHGAGYVRKQKDLNVRIPAGVDNGSRLRLRGEGEAGMNGGPHGDLYVVITVEPDKVFRRQGQDLVLSTEISFVQAALGYKLEVPTLDEPIEMDIPKGTQSGEVFQLRGLGLPYLGSSHKGDLLVEVKVVTPTSLNGKQEELLREFEALDEEKPMKKVKKLFKKAKDKVMGE from the coding sequence ATGACAAAACGTTGTTATTATGAAGTATTAGAAGTTTCCCGTGAATCCCAGGAAGGGGAAATTAAAAGGTCCTATCGTAAGAAGGCCATGGAATTTCACCCTGACCGTAATCCGGGTAATGCGGAAGCTGAAGAGAAATTCAAGGAAGCTGCGGAAGCTTATGATGTTCTGCGGGACCCTGAAAAAAGGAGTCGTTACGACCGCTTCGGCCATGAAGGCATGAACGGGATGAACGGCGGATTCGGGGGATTCCAGTCTTCCGAGGATATCTTTGGAGCTTTCGGCGATATTTTTGGCGATATCTTCGGATTCGGCAGCGGACGTGGCGGAAGCCGTATGCAAGCCGGTTCCGATCTCAGGTACAATTTGACCGTTTCTTTTCGTGAAGCGGCCAAGGGTACTGAGATTGAGCTGAATCTCCCGGTTACCGATACCTGTGAAACCTGTTCCGGCAGTGGTTCCGCTCCCGGAACTTCTCCTGAAACCTGCTCCCATTGCGGCGGCAGGGGGGCTGTTGAGCAGACTCAGGGATTTTTCCGCATTTCTGTTCCCTGTCCTTCTTGTAACGGACGCGGTAAGGTCATCACCAATCCCTGTTCTGAGTGCCATGGGGCAGGTTATGTGCGCAAACAGAAAGATCTGAATGTGCGCATCCCGGCCGGTGTGGACAACGGTTCCCGCCTGCGTCTGCGCGGAGAGGGGGAAGCCGGAATGAACGGCGGTCCCCACGGTGATCTTTATGTGGTCATTACTGTGGAGCCGGACAAGGTCTTCAGGCGTCAGGGACAAGATCTTGTCCTGAGCACCGAAATTAGCTTTGTTCAGGCCGCATTGGGGTACAAGCTTGAAGTTCCTACTTTGGATGAACCTATTGAGATGGACATTCCAAAGGGAACTCAGAGCGGCGAAGTTTTTCAGCTTCGCGGACTCGGCCTTCCTTATCTCGGCAGTTCCCATAAGGGCGACCTGCTGGTTGAAGTAAAGGTCGTAACTCCGACCAGCTTGAACGGTAAACAGGAAGAGCTTCTTAGGGAATTCGAAGCCCTTGATGAAGAGAAGCCCATGAAGAAAGTTAAAAAGCTTTTCAAAAAAGCAAAAGATAAAGTGATGGGTGAGTAG
- a CDS encoding pyridine nucleotide-disulfide oxidoreductase, whose translation MSEHVVVIGAVALGPKAACRFKRIRQDARVTLIDRDEIFSYGGCGIPYYVSGDVSEANQLRTTAFHMVRDEPFFNDIKGVEVLSSTEATKIDRENKQVQIKNLKTGEESVLDYDKLVIGTGATPRKLGLPGEDLDNVFYVGNMHDAEKIKEGITKGQYGKAVVVGAGFIGLEMAEAFSDMWGIETTVVEIFDQILPRMCSPVLAKMGQKHMEDEGVSFKLGQTVSKIEGDGKVERVITSDGEVEADIVIISAGVIPNDQLARECGLECSERGGIMVDEGMRTSDPLIFSGGDCAIIKNAVDDSPLFLPMGSMANRQGRVIGGNLAGRKETFPAAAGSWCVKIFERAMSGTGMSLGAAQQAGFDAISVMLIMADRAHFYPEKDMMTLEMVVDKATRRVLGIQGISAGGDALVGRINSVAAIMKFQPKIEDVSNLEVAYSPPFASAMDVLNAIANMADNAVAGMNHGHGPDTFAQYWADRESGEYCFLDVREKADAEPFLEKYPEHWHNIPQGEIPRRYEELPKDKKLVLVCNTGGRSYEAQIMLDALGFEEVHNTQGGMAVIKAYGVDI comes from the coding sequence ATGTCAGAACATGTAGTTGTCATCGGTGCTGTGGCACTTGGGCCCAAGGCGGCCTGCCGTTTCAAAAGAATCAGACAGGACGCCCGCGTAACACTTATCGATAGAGACGAAATTTTCTCTTACGGCGGTTGCGGTATTCCTTACTATGTTTCCGGTGATGTGTCCGAGGCCAACCAGCTTCGCACCACTGCTTTTCATATGGTTAGGGACGAGCCGTTTTTTAACGATATCAAAGGCGTGGAAGTGCTTTCTTCCACAGAGGCCACCAAGATTGACCGTGAGAACAAGCAGGTTCAGATAAAGAACCTGAAAACCGGCGAAGAAAGCGTACTTGATTACGATAAGCTCGTTATTGGGACCGGCGCCACTCCGCGCAAGCTTGGTTTGCCCGGTGAAGATCTTGATAATGTTTTCTATGTCGGCAATATGCATGACGCTGAAAAAATTAAGGAAGGTATCACCAAGGGCCAGTACGGCAAGGCTGTAGTTGTCGGTGCCGGTTTTATCGGCCTTGAAATGGCTGAAGCTTTTTCCGACATGTGGGGCATTGAAACCACTGTTGTCGAAATTTTTGACCAGATTCTGCCCCGTATGTGCAGCCCTGTGCTGGCAAAGATGGGCCAGAAACACATGGAAGATGAGGGCGTTTCCTTTAAACTCGGTCAAACTGTTTCCAAGATCGAAGGCGACGGCAAAGTTGAGCGTGTAATTACCTCCGACGGAGAAGTTGAAGCTGATATCGTAATTATTTCCGCAGGTGTTATTCCCAATGACCAGTTGGCCCGTGAATGCGGCCTTGAGTGCAGCGAACGCGGCGGCATTATGGTCGATGAAGGAATGCGTACTTCCGATCCTCTGATTTTTTCCGGCGGTGACTGCGCAATTATCAAGAATGCTGTTGATGACTCTCCATTGTTTTTGCCCATGGGGTCTATGGCTAACAGACAGGGCCGTGTAATCGGCGGAAACCTTGCCGGACGTAAAGAGACTTTCCCTGCGGCAGCGGGTTCCTGGTGTGTGAAGATTTTCGAGCGGGCCATGTCCGGTACCGGAATGAGTCTTGGCGCAGCGCAGCAGGCTGGATTTGATGCTATCAGTGTTATGCTGATTATGGCTGACCGTGCTCATTTTTATCCTGAAAAGGATATGATGACTCTTGAAATGGTCGTGGACAAGGCTACCCGTCGTGTTCTCGGTATTCAGGGTATCTCCGCTGGTGGTGACGCTCTTGTGGGGCGTATCAATTCTGTGGCTGCAATCATGAAATTTCAGCCTAAGATCGAAGATGTCAGTAATCTCGAGGTTGCCTACTCTCCGCCGTTTGCATCAGCTATGGACGTTCTCAATGCCATTGCCAATATGGCTGATAACGCAGTAGCCGGAATGAACCATGGTCATGGTCCTGATACTTTTGCTCAGTACTGGGCTGATCGTGAAAGCGGTGAATACTGCTTCCTTGATGTTCGTGAAAAAGCCGATGCCGAGCCTTTTCTCGAAAAGTATCCCGAACACTGGCACAATATTCCGCAGGGTGAGATTCCCAGAAGGTACGAAGAGCTGCCCAAGGATAAAAAGCTGGTGTTGGTCTGCAATACTGGTGGACGTTCCTACGAAGCTCAGATTATGCTGGATGCCCTTGGATTTGAAGAAGTTCATAACACTCAGGGTGGAATGGCTGTTATCAAGGCCTACGGCGTTGATATTTAG
- a CDS encoding M23 family metallopeptidase produces MLLKKYHIVIFKNPCDNARKFQLRGWIFFFIFALIAGLAGGNVYLWKYYQNYAGLETNLAHSEKAVQEQKAQLISLSQKMKNISQDLDRVRNFDSKLRVMINLDQGNVQNVAPKGGSTGADFSQNYLPLYRQELLVRKMHDFLAQLSTEAKLEEVRQQEIIHSMRSKQDALDATPSIWPAEGWVTSPFGWRSSPFTGKREYHKGIDISCPTGTPIYAPAKGTVSFSGTQGGYGKLVKISHGANLGTRYGHMKQPIVKKGQVVTRGELIGYAGNTGRSTGPHVHYEVRLGGVPVNPMRYILN; encoded by the coding sequence ATGCTATTAAAAAAATATCACATAGTAATATTTAAAAACCCCTGCGACAATGCCCGCAAGTTCCAGCTGCGAGGCTGGATATTTTTCTTCATTTTTGCTTTAATCGCCGGACTTGCCGGAGGAAATGTATACCTCTGGAAATACTATCAAAATTACGCTGGACTAGAAACAAACCTAGCCCATTCGGAAAAGGCGGTACAGGAGCAGAAGGCTCAACTGATATCCCTTTCCCAAAAGATGAAGAACATTTCGCAAGATCTGGACCGGGTCCGCAACTTCGACTCCAAGTTGCGCGTAATGATCAACCTCGATCAGGGCAATGTGCAAAACGTAGCCCCTAAAGGCGGATCAACCGGAGCTGATTTTTCCCAAAACTACCTGCCGCTGTACAGACAAGAACTTCTTGTCCGCAAAATGCATGATTTTCTTGCCCAGCTCAGCACAGAAGCCAAACTGGAAGAAGTCAGACAGCAAGAAATCATCCACTCAATGCGCTCCAAGCAGGACGCGCTTGATGCCACCCCGTCCATCTGGCCCGCTGAAGGCTGGGTAACCTCTCCCTTCGGCTGGAGAAGCTCCCCCTTCACCGGTAAGCGTGAATACCATAAGGGCATTGATATTTCCTGTCCCACCGGCACCCCCATTTACGCTCCGGCTAAAGGAACCGTATCCTTTTCCGGCACCCAAGGCGGATACGGCAAGCTGGTCAAAATCAGCCACGGAGCAAACCTTGGCACCCGCTACGGGCACATGAAGCAGCCCATCGTTAAGAAAGGACAAGTCGTAACCCGAGGAGAACTTATCGGTTACGCAGGAAACACCGGACGTTCCACCGGACCGCATGTGCATTACGAAGTGCGACTTGGCGGAGTTCCGGTAAACCCCATGCGCTACATTCTCAATTAA
- a CDS encoding DNA-directed RNA polymerase subunit omega has translation MARITVEDCLAEVGNRFLIVQMAIKRVKQYREGYAPLVESKNKEIVTALREIAAAKVLPESYHTADGKKPGSE, from the coding sequence ATGGCAAGAATCACAGTTGAAGATTGTCTGGCTGAGGTTGGTAACAGATTCCTTATTGTCCAGATGGCCATTAAAAGAGTGAAGCAGTACCGTGAAGGCTACGCTCCTCTTGTTGAATCCAAAAACAAAGAAATTGTAACCGCACTCCGGGAAATTGCCGCTGCCAAGGTTCTTCCTGAGAGCTACCACACTGCTGACGGTAAAAAACCCGGCAGCGAATAA
- the moaC gene encoding cyclic pyranopterin monophosphate synthase MoaC, with amino-acid sequence MSEFSHIDAEGNAVMVDVAAKADTKRTAIAKGRVILNEETFNLLQKQALPKGDALASAKIAGIMGAKETHRLIPLCHPIALSYVDVRFAVNEAELTIEVEGEARCTGKTGVEMEALVAVQVACATIYDMCKAVQKDVIISDVRLVYKEGGKSGTFRAE; translated from the coding sequence ATGAGTGAGTTTTCCCACATTGATGCCGAAGGCAATGCCGTAATGGTGGACGTGGCTGCCAAAGCCGATACCAAGCGCACTGCCATTGCCAAAGGAAGGGTCATCCTCAATGAGGAAACCTTCAATCTGTTGCAGAAGCAGGCTTTGCCCAAAGGGGACGCCCTTGCTTCCGCCAAGATCGCAGGTATCATGGGGGCCAAGGAAACTCATCGTCTTATCCCGCTCTGTCATCCCATTGCTCTCAGCTATGTTGATGTGCGTTTTGCAGTCAACGAAGCCGAACTGACCATCGAGGTGGAAGGCGAAGCGCGCTGTACCGGTAAAACCGGGGTCGAAATGGAAGCTCTCGTGGCCGTTCAGGTCGCATGCGCTACTATTTACGACATGTGCAAGGCCGTACAGAAGGACGTAATTATTTCCGACGTACGACTCGTCTACAAAGAAGGCGGCAAGTCCGGGACTTTCAGGGCAGAGTAA
- the flhB gene encoding flagellar biosynthesis protein FlhB: MANDPSKTEKATPKRINKARKDGSVAKGEEMGKIMTLIAGVICLRAIMDMYYEQFYEIFQWFLTKGIFIEVDKQSIYQLFQWCSRKLAVLLLPLFIFISFIAFLVLRLQVGSLWTTKVFKPKFSKMFNLVQGMKRLMFNLKTAVRLVKSLLFAIIVGIAPYIIIKNEVGNFIPLFYSSAHELSIYILQIGYKMITYTMLPMLVLALADLWYQRYNYQEEMKMSKDEVKDERKQAEGDPQIKQQQKQKMMAVLQQRMMAEVPKADVVITNPTHYAIAMKYDPMVAPAPLVLAKGMNKVAERIKEIARENKVPIRENKPLAQALYKQVEIGDIIPEELYKAVAAILAKLNKFTRK, from the coding sequence ATGGCTAATGATCCTAGTAAAACCGAGAAGGCGACTCCCAAACGAATTAACAAGGCCCGAAAAGACGGGAGCGTCGCCAAAGGGGAGGAAATGGGCAAGATAATGACCCTCATTGCGGGGGTCATCTGCCTGCGGGCCATCATGGATATGTACTACGAACAATTCTATGAAATATTTCAATGGTTTCTCACTAAAGGAATATTCATAGAGGTGGATAAGCAATCGATTTATCAGCTTTTCCAATGGTGTTCCCGAAAGCTGGCTGTCCTACTGCTGCCCTTGTTTATTTTTATTTCCTTTATTGCGTTCCTCGTCCTGCGTCTGCAAGTGGGAAGTCTATGGACCACCAAAGTATTCAAGCCAAAATTCAGCAAGATGTTCAATCTTGTACAGGGCATGAAAAGACTGATGTTCAACCTCAAAACAGCGGTCAGGCTTGTTAAGAGCTTGCTCTTCGCCATAATTGTGGGGATTGCTCCCTATATAATCATCAAGAATGAGGTAGGGAATTTCATCCCCCTATTCTATTCCAGTGCCCACGAACTTTCTATTTATATCCTGCAAATAGGCTACAAAATGATAACCTACACCATGCTGCCCATGCTCGTCCTTGCTCTGGCAGACCTATGGTACCAGCGCTACAATTATCAAGAAGAAATGAAAATGAGTAAGGATGAGGTCAAGGACGAACGCAAGCAGGCGGAAGGTGACCCTCAGATCAAACAGCAACAGAAGCAGAAAATGATGGCGGTCCTCCAGCAACGCATGATGGCTGAAGTCCCCAAAGCTGATGTTGTTATCACCAACCCCACCCACTACGCCATTGCCATGAAGTATGATCCTATGGTAGCTCCTGCCCCGCTGGTCCTAGCCAAAGGAATGAACAAAGTTGCTGAGCGCATTAAAGAAATAGCTCGCGAAAACAAGGTGCCCATCCGTGAAAATAAACCTTTGGCACAGGCCTTGTATAAACAGGTTGAGATCGGTGACATCATCCCGGAAGAACTCTACAAGGCCGTTGCGGCAATACTTGCTAAGTTGAATAAATTTACCCGCAAATAA
- the fliR gene encoding flagellar biosynthetic protein FliR, translated as MTFFDFNPSDLMSFYLTLFRVSIVLFLLPFFGGNSIPKTVKAALTIVLTLGIWPHVTFDGSLMPASPYNIALMILGELVLGLVLGISVHVMFAAIQTGGNLIGVQMGFSMVNVLDPLTGTNEAVTAHFLYMCAILVFLSINGHLYLMSAMAESFKYIPPGQVFISSTLTSQIMIISKDLFVLAAKVASPIIATIFVVDLGLALISKMAPQMNVLMLGFPLKIVAGFFVLGLVFNVLALHVGEFVADLPQYLLSIIKAGSPPALPIGN; from the coding sequence ATGACTTTTTTCGATTTCAATCCCAGCGACCTGATGAGCTTTTACCTCACCCTATTCAGGGTGAGTATCGTGCTGTTTTTGCTTCCTTTCTTTGGTGGTAACTCCATTCCTAAAACAGTTAAAGCCGCATTGACCATTGTTTTGACTCTCGGCATCTGGCCCCACGTCACCTTTGACGGCAGCCTCATGCCTGCCAGTCCTTACAATATAGCCCTGATGATTCTCGGAGAGTTGGTGCTCGGTCTGGTCCTAGGCATATCAGTACATGTCATGTTTGCCGCAATCCAAACCGGGGGTAACCTGATAGGCGTGCAGATGGGGTTTTCCATGGTAAACGTTCTCGACCCTTTAACCGGGACTAACGAGGCTGTTACAGCTCACTTCCTGTACATGTGTGCGATTCTGGTTTTTCTGAGCATCAATGGACACCTTTACCTGATGTCGGCCATGGCGGAGAGCTTTAAATATATACCACCAGGGCAGGTTTTTATATCGTCCACCCTGACCAGCCAGATAATGATAATCTCCAAGGACCTGTTTGTCCTTGCAGCCAAAGTCGCATCCCCTATTATTGCCACCATCTTTGTGGTCGACCTCGGCCTCGCTTTGATCAGTAAGATGGCTCCGCAGATGAACGTACTCATGCTCGGCTTTCCACTTAAAATCGTTGCCGGTTTCTTTGTCCTTGGCCTTGTCTTTAATGTTCTTGCACTGCATGTCGGAGAATTTGTCGCCGACCTGCCCCAATATTTATTAAGCATAATCAAGGCCGGAAGTCCGCCGGCCCTGCCTATTGGTAATTAG
- a CDS encoding DUF4340 domain-containing protein codes for MLKRFLIFLTLVSIVCGAFYLSSPKKPVERAEPVWPVLDKGRVDRLDVCPLGQDCFSLVRRTDGWGVVQHGWNGTVEADNEKVDSLLGVLAQDKALRFMGDVTEAVPTEYGFETPRIRIAAGGGQELTMIVGAESASGEGFYAFNSKEKGSLFLLGKDFVSRCEFPAEHYYNMHLVSGKTAEVSSISLGHGGSFSWTLGRKDGNFLFSFPASLGGKQASSSDVDLFLHSLLAVPAKGIVAEIPDRESRVLLNIEILQPGKKVETLEVFKPGEGENFYFARSSSQNGYLVLSKEHYEQLDKKAFAMQQRNIVSVATGKLGSVRVVQGNQTFTGIKSDKSWVNFEDKKPLLGIDMSLWRLNELKFEAEPAAVLSETSEKVMDLDLLDENGVSVVKVSFFSDPELPDGQCWLSLGDGSGYYPVSDKLLEDLQGQIPLRK; via the coding sequence GTGCTGAAAAGGTTTTTAATATTTTTGACTCTGGTCTCCATTGTTTGCGGAGCCTTTTATTTAAGTTCGCCTAAAAAACCGGTCGAACGTGCTGAGCCTGTTTGGCCTGTTCTGGATAAGGGGCGGGTGGACAGGCTAGACGTGTGCCCGTTGGGACAGGACTGTTTTTCCCTTGTCCGCAGGACGGACGGTTGGGGTGTTGTACAGCATGGTTGGAATGGGACTGTTGAGGCAGACAATGAGAAAGTGGATTCTCTTCTCGGAGTTTTGGCTCAGGATAAGGCCCTTCGGTTTATGGGGGACGTTACAGAAGCTGTTCCCACTGAATATGGTTTTGAAACTCCCCGGATACGTATTGCCGCCGGTGGGGGGCAGGAATTGACCATGATAGTGGGGGCTGAGAGTGCTTCCGGTGAAGGTTTTTACGCTTTTAATTCCAAGGAAAAGGGTAGTCTTTTCCTGCTTGGTAAAGATTTTGTGAGCCGATGCGAATTTCCGGCTGAGCATTACTATAATATGCATCTTGTTTCAGGTAAAACAGCCGAAGTCAGCTCTATTTCTCTGGGGCACGGCGGTTCTTTTTCTTGGACTCTGGGCCGCAAGGATGGAAACTTTTTGTTTTCATTTCCCGCCTCCCTTGGGGGGAAGCAGGCCAGTAGCAGCGATGTTGATCTTTTTCTTCATTCTCTGCTCGCTGTTCCAGCGAAAGGTATTGTTGCTGAAATTCCTGACAGGGAAAGCAGAGTTCTTTTGAATATTGAAATTTTACAGCCCGGAAAGAAAGTGGAAACCTTGGAGGTTTTCAAGCCGGGTGAGGGTGAAAATTTTTATTTTGCCCGTTCTTCATCCCAAAACGGATATCTGGTGCTCAGCAAAGAACATTATGAGCAACTTGATAAAAAGGCTTTTGCAATGCAGCAGCGAAATATAGTTTCTGTTGCTACCGGAAAGCTCGGTTCTGTAAGGGTTGTGCAAGGCAATCAGACTTTTACCGGAATCAAATCCGATAAGAGCTGGGTTAATTTTGAGGATAAAAAGCCGCTGCTGGGCATTGACATGTCTCTATGGCGACTTAATGAATTAAAATTCGAGGCGGAACCGGCGGCTGTTCTTTCGGAAACTTCCGAAAAGGTCATGGATCTGGATTTGCTGGACGAAAACGGCGTAAGTGTCGTTAAAGTGTCTTTCTTTTCCGATCCTGAACTGCCCGACGGGCAATGCTGGCTATCATTAGGCGATGGCAGCGGATACTATCCTGTGTCCGACAAGCTGCTTGAAGACCTACAGGGTCAGATTCCTCTCAGAAAATAA